A DNA window from Vespula vulgaris chromosome 18, iyVesVulg1.1, whole genome shotgun sequence contains the following coding sequences:
- the LOC127070432 gene encoding phenoloxidase 1-like, with protein sequence MSNDDSKSGILYLFDRPAEPVYVPKGDKRVAFDIPPDYLPDQYRPAAVDIFNRFGETTDSKISVKQISLPDLSIPMQLGRRDPFSLFIPAHRKVAARLIDIFMGMRTYEDFLSVAVYCRDRMNPNMFIYALSVAILHRPDTKNLPIPPLHEVFPDKYIDGGIFSRAREEANISSAGQRIPIEIPRDYTASDLDEEHRVAYWREDIGVNLHHWHWHLVYPFEADVRIVNKDRRGELFYYMHQQIQARYNCERLCNRLGRVTRLINWREPIPEGYFPKLDSLTASRTWPARPSGAVLHDINRQADQLDFDIQDLERWRDRIYEAIHTGSITNIKGERVPLTEKSGIDVLGNIMESSILTPNLNLYGDLHNLGHVLISYVHDPDNRYLETFSVMGEPATAMRDPIFYRFHAFCDDIFQEHKNTLPEYSVQQLDFPGVEIADIRVTTANQPPNNLYTFWNKSDIDLSRGLDFTPRGPVLVRFTHLNHTDFTYIVVANNRNNSPKRGTVRIFMAPRVDERGLPFTFRQQKNLMMEMDKFSVMLNPGQNTIQRSSTESSLTIPFERTFRNVDENRPISGDSLEQFNFCGCGWPQHLLIPKGSKAGFPMDLFIMISDYTGDAVEQEESSGCKDAASFCGLRDRKYPDARPMGYPFDRRPRAGVDNLTQFLTGNMAVTTITINFTDSVVPRTRSGSMSNTLNFA encoded by the exons ATGTCGAACGACGATTCTAAGTCTGgaattctttatcttttcgatcGGCCTGCCGAACCAGTTTATGTGCCTAAAGGAGACAAACGTGTCGCTTTTGACATACCACCTGATTACTTG CCCGATCAATATCGCCCTGCTGCCGTTGACATATTCAATCGATTCGGCGAAACGACCGATTCGAAGATATCCGTAAAGCAGATTAGTTTACCGGATCTTAGTATTCCCATGCAACTTGGACGAAGGGACCCCTTTTCTTTGTTCATTCCGGCTCATCGTAAAGTAGCTGCTCGTCTGATTGATATATTCATGG GTATGAGGACCTACGAGGATTTCCTATCGGTAGCAGTTTATTGTCGTGATCGAATGAACCCGAATATGTTTATTTACGCTCTCTCAGTTGCTATACTACATCGTCCGGATACAAAGAATCTACCGATTCCACCACTGCACGAAGTTTTCCCTGATAAGTATATAGACGGTGGTATTTTTTCTCGTGCTAGAGAAGAAGCGAACATATCGTCCGCCGGTCAAAGG ATTCCCATCGAAATCCCGCGGGATTATACTGCTTCCGATCTCGATGAGGAGCATAGAGTCGCTTACTGGAGAGAAGATATCGGGGTCAATCTTCATCACTGGCACTGGCATCTGGTATATCCATTCGAGGCCGACGTCAGGATCGTTAACAAGGATCGACGTGGGGAGCTCTTCTACTACATGCATCAGCAGATCCAAGCCAG ATATAATTGCGAACGTCTGTGCAACCGATTGGGACGCGTGACGCGATTGATAAATTGGCGAGAACCCATTCCTGAAGGATACTTCCCTAAGTTGGACTCGTTGACGGCAAGTCGTACTTGGCCAGCTCGTCCCAGCGGTGCCGTTCTGCATGATATCAACAGGCAGGCCGATCAATTGGACTTTGACATTCAAGATTTGGAGAGATGGCGAGATCGTATTTATGAGGCCATTCATACCGGATCGATCACCAATATCAAAGGGGAAAGGGTACCACTTACGGAAAAAAGTGGTATTGACGTTCTTGGAAACATCATGGAGTCTAGTATACTCACTCCTAATTTGAATCTATACGGTGATCTTCATAATCTTGGTCATGTATTGATCTCTTACGTTCACGATCCGGATAATCGTTATTTG GAAACTTTTAGTGTCATGGGTGAACCTGCTACAGCTATGAGAGAtccaatattttatagattccATGCATTTTGTGATGATATCTTCCAAGAACATAAAAATACTCTGCCCGAGTATAGCGTACAACAA CTCGATTTTCCAGGAGTAGAGATCGCTGATATTCGAGTGACTACAGCGAATCAACCTCCAAATAATTTGTACACCTTCTGGAACAAGAGCGACATCGATTTGTCTCGTGGCCTCGATTTCACGCCACGTGGTCCAGTTCTCGTCAGATTCACTCATCTCAATCATACAGATTTTACCTATATAGTTGTTGCAAACAATCGTAATAATTCACCTAAAAGAGGCACCGTTCGCATATTCATGGCACCTAGAGTAGACGAACGTGGCCTGCCATTCACCTTCAGACAACAGAAAAATTTGATGATGGAGATGGATAAATTCTCGGTTATGT TAAATCCTGGCCAAAATACTATTCAGCGTAGTTCGACCGAATCCTCGCTAACGATTCCCTTCGAAAGAACCTTCCGAAACGTTGATGAGAATAGACCAATCAGTGGTGACAGTCTTGAACAGTTCAATTTCTGTGGCTGTGGTTGGCCACAACATTTGCTTATACCTAAAGGAAGCAAAGCTGGATTTCCTATGGATCTCTTTATCATGATATCTGATTACACTGGTGATGCA GTAGAACAGGAAGAATCTAGCGGTTGCAAGGATGCCGCGAGTTTCTGCGGATTGAGGGACCGCAAATATCCGGACGCACGTCCCATGGGTTATCCGTTCGATCGCAGACCACGTGCTGGCGTTGATAATTTGACACAATTCCTCACCGGCAATATGGCGGTCACTACTATAACCATAAACTTTACCGATTCCGTCGTACCAAGAACTAGATCGGGAAGCATGAGTAATACATTGAACTTCGCTTGA